One window of Amaranthus tricolor cultivar Red isolate AtriRed21 chromosome 11, ASM2621246v1, whole genome shotgun sequence genomic DNA carries:
- the LOC130827654 gene encoding uncharacterized protein LOC130827654, with amino-acid sequence MIMQMGILSVTPKPTKKTSFSYYKFSFNSSNISGLSRSFITCSTRKRSQQPGDSKDNNNNNDDSEDKKSGDKFSTDWDKAWSSFKKQGKKSLTSQFSPNKYVSWNPRRSNYPLSEEVDPIKRTERANLLLWTSPKFTLGLAIVIVSLLLVYTLLAPMK; translated from the exons ATGATTATGCAAATGGGTATTCTTTCTGTAACCCCAAAACCCACCAAAAAAACATCCTTCTCTTACTACAAATTCTCCTTCAATTCTTCCAACATTTCTGGGTTATCAAGGTCCTTCATTACTTGTTCCACCAGGAAGAGATCCCAGCAACCTGGAGATAGcaaagacaataataataataatgatgattccGAAGACAAAAAATCTG GTGACAAATTCTCAACTGATTGGGACAAGGCATGGTCGAGCTTTAAAAAACAAGGCAAGAAGAGTCTAACATCGCAGTTTTCTCCAAACAAGTATGTAAGTTGGAATCCAAGGCGATCAAACTACCCTCTATCGGAAGAAGTTGATCCCATCAAGAGAACCGAGAGAGCGAACCTCTTGTTGTGGACGAGTCCTAAGTTTACGCTTGGATTGGCCATTGTGATAGTCTCATTGTTGTTGGTTTACACCCTTCTTGCTCCAATGAAGTGA
- the LOC130827653 gene encoding protein REVEILLE 8-like, whose amino-acid sequence MNTPQSNTPPSTSGEGSSGKKVRKPYTITKSRESWTDEEHDKFLEALQLFDRDWKKIEDFVGSKTVIQIRSHAQKYFLKVQKNGTAAHVPPPRPKRKAAHPYPQKAPKNGQLSVSVPPQTAMPYSASFNSIAPGYPAWSDGSVLTNATTGGFMSPQEDFNLTIAEDVGKMGVPRMSCSSVSGIGSSNKSVPASELLKQEKSPVIHGLPDFAEVYNFIGSVFDPDTKGHVRKLKEMDPINFETVLLLMRNLTMNLSSPDFEPIKKVFSSYDVSTKSVTLDGGVAKNQPTDMSC is encoded by the exons ATGAATACGCCGCAGTCCAATACTCCACCTAGTACGTCCGGAGAAGGGTCATCGGGAAAGAAAGTAAGGAAGCCTTATACAATCACTAAGTCTCGTGAGAGTTGGACAGATGAAGAACATGATAAATTTCTTGAAGCTCTTCAACT GTTTGATCGTGATTGGAAGAAAATTGAAGATTTTGTCGGTTCAAAAACTGTGATTCAG ATTAGAAGCCATGCCcagaaatattttttaaaagttcaaaaaaatGGTACTGCAGCACATGTGCCACCACCTCGGCCTAAGCGTAAGGCGGCTCATCCTTACCCCCAAAAAGCACCAAAAAATG GTCAATTGTCGGTGTCAGTGCCACCACAAACAGCCATGCCCTATTCTGCTTCCTTCAATTCTATTGCGCCTGGATACCCTGCATGGAGCGATGGTTCAGTTCTCACAAACGCTACTACCGGTGGATTCATGTCACCCCAAGAAGATTTTAATCTTACTATTGCTGAAG ATGTTGGGAAAATGGGCGTTCCTAGAATGAGTTGCAGCTCTGTAAGTGGTATTGGGAGCTCAAACAAATCTGTTCCAGCTTCAGAGTTATTAAAGCAAGAGAAAAGCCCTGTAATTCACG GTTTGCCGGATTTTGCGGAGGTTTATAACTTCATAGGAAGTGTCTTCGACCCAGACACCAAGGGTCATGTGCGGAAGCTCAAAGAGATGGATCCAATCAATTTTGAAACA GTATTGTTGCTGATGCGAAACCTGACTATGAATCTGTCTAGCCCTGATTTTGAACCAATT AAGAAGGTCTTTTCATCTTATGATGTCTCCACCAAATCCGTAACACTTGATGGCGGAGTTGCCAAAAACCAGCCAACCGACATGTCTTGTTAA